Within the Methanobacterium sp. genome, the region GAATGTAAGCTGCAGAGTCAAACAGGTCGCATCCCATGGCTACTGCCAGGGCGAAGATCATGGGGTGACCTGCACCCATAAGGTGGCGGGGTCGTGAATCAGGTAGATGGGTCACTGAGGCCATTACTACTTCCACTAACTCTTTATAACGGTAGGATTCCATGAGGGGAACTACCGCTCCAATGGGATGAACCTGGAAATCCATTTCTCCCAGTGCATCAGCACATTTGCTGCGCAGGTCAGGGTAGGTGGAGCCCTGCACCACGGAGTTAAGCATCAATTCATCCCTAACTTCAAGTGCTTCACTGGCTCTTTGGAGTGTTATTTCAAGCTCCCTCTCTGCACGTTCCCGTTTAACTGATGGAGGGGTTGGTATATCCAGAGATGTTCCAATATCTGTTCCTATTTTTTCCTGGAACTCCACTATTTCCTGATTGGAGACCTGAACATCCCCATACAGAGAGAGCTGGAAAGACCCTGAATCTGTGACTACGGGTCCTGGAAAATCGATCAATTTATGAACACCCTCTTCCAGAGCTATTTCCCTTAGATCCTCATTTTTATATATGAGATAGGCATTGGTGATCACCACCTCTGCTCCGTAATCAGAAACCTGGATGGTTTGTTTTCCAGGGTGTATGACTGGCATGAGTGCGGGGGTTTTAATGGTTCCGTGGGGTGTTTTAAGAGTTCCAACTCTACCCCTGGCGTCTTTATATTTAATTTCAAAGTTCAAATTTATCACCTTTATAAAAAAATCTCTCAAAATTTCAATAAACTACGTTTTAATCAGTTTCAGTCAATAAACAGGTTATCTATGAGTTTCTAGAAAACAATGTTTTAATCAATGTTTTTAATTTTAATTATTAATTCTATAATCTAAATTAATTTTAGTCTGAATTAATTATTTAATCTATTAATAGAATCAATTATCATTTAAAATTACCATCGGTAACTATCTTTAACCTTTTCTCCATCTCCTTGATCCTAGCCCTGGAAGTAGAAGGTCCCTTCTGACCACAGCAACATATGCAATTTGAAAACTGGGGGCAGACCAGGAACCGGGATTTTGAGGAATTCAAATCACCAATACTTAATGATTCCAGGTGTTTGAGCACCCTTCTTTTTATTCTTTCATCATCAAAATTTCTTTCATCATCCAGATCATTGGCTAGATATACAGGGGTTTTAACTGTTGAAGCAATTTTTGAGTTACCCCTGGTGGCTATCCTTTCTAAATGCCTATTTTCTATTATTTCTTTTGCCGAAAGGTTTAATTCAGGATCCCTGTAGGGTATTCCTGCATCAGATAGGGCGATCATTCGCTCATCAGCACTGCTCAGTGGTTTGGGAATTTTATTGAGTGATGGGGATGCTATGGTTCCTCCACTTCTTCCCAGGGCTGGTCCTTCACCTATCTCAAGACCAGCGTCAAGGAGTGCGTATCGTACAGGGGCTGCAGAAGTGTAGGTTAAAATAACCCCATCTTCCTTAAGTAAGCTTCTAACTTTGGCCAGGAATTCTCTGCTGTAAAGTTCAGGGGATTTAGTGGGACTGAAAGGATCCAGAAACACCGCATCATAAACCTGGTTTTTGGGAATTTCCATTACTATTTTCCGGGCATCTTCACAGTGCACCCTAATATCGGCATTAGCTGGTATTTCTTTTTCCTCACCAGAGAATGATAGTAACCCCTTATTGATCAGGTATTTTTCAATAGCTTTTTTGATCACCTGATGAGATTCTGAATGAATGGATCCTGAAGGACTGGGTATTATCAAGGTTGCAGCCAATACCTCCCATGATATTTCCACCATATCCATTTCTAAATGTTCTAATTCACCATTCAGAAGGGGTTTGATGATTTGTTCCAGGGCTGCTGAGGCATTGATTCCCAGTCCACTGCAAATATCCAGAATTGCAACCTTCTTCTTTCCCCTGAGATCTGCAGGTTGAGCGAATTTCTCACGGGCCTCACGCAGAGCACCATGGGTGGTGTGCATTGTTTCTATGGATTCATTCATCTTCTGTGACTTTAAAGTGTAGGTGCCATCGGCAGTTTCCACCAGGAAATCTTTAATTTTAAGAGTGGCCCATTCACGTGCATTTCTATCTCCTTTTTTCTCTTTTAAAGACCATTTCCGCACTATATCCATAGCCTCTTCTTCAGGAGTTAAAGGAGTGTAAAAGGAAGTTTCGATTTTTTCCATGGCAATAAAACTCTTAAAATTTTTTTTGAATATACTAAAAACTCATCTAATATACTATTGTTGTACTGATGTTGATTTTTACTAAAATCGTAGTTGGAAAAATCCATAGTTTGATCAAGATTTATTGGGGGCGTTGCAAATTATATCATCTTCTTTAATTTTTAGACAATTCCCAGGGATACAATGATAGATGGAGATGGATGGAATTTTAATGATTTAAATAGGATTAATTAATTCAGGAGGATTTTATTTGATTAAATGCTATTTAAGATCCACTAATTAGATATACATAAATAAATAATATAAAATTGTTAGTAGGTTATATTCTGAAATAAAAATGATTCTTAAATAGTGATGGAAATATAGAGTATACTCTAAACATACAACTACTTAAAACTGCGGATACTATTTTTAATAAAGTCATAGTTTAACAAAATAAAGATTTTAATGTACCAAATTCTAATTAAATATTTAAAAATTAGGTAATATTTTTAGGATAGGTAATATTTTTAGGAGATGTTGAATTGGTCAAGATCATTGGAATTGTGGGAAGTCCCCGTAATAATGGTAACACTGAAACTCTGGTAACTGAAGCCCTTCAATCTGCCCGGGCTGTTGGGGCAGAGACGGAACTTGTAAAACTGGGAAGTGCTGAAATTGAACCCTGCGTTGCCTGTGATATATGTAAGGCAACTGGTGAATGTGCCATATACGATGATGTGGGAGGAATACTGGAAAAAATGGTGGATTCACAGGGCCTGATCATTGGAAGCCCGGTTTACTTTGGAAATGTTACTTCTCAACTTAAAATGTTAATGGATCGTTCAAGACCACTAAGAATGGACTTCAAACTTAATAATAAGGTTGGAGGGGCTATAAGCACCGGAGGTTCCCGTAATGGTGGTCAGGAAACCACAATTACAGCTATCCATGAATTTTTACTCATCCAGGATGCCATCATCGTCGGCGATGGTGCTCCTATGGCCCATTACGGTGGAACAGGAGTTGGAGTTACTGCTGAGGATGAAGCAGGTATACAAACATCACGTAATCTGGGTAAAAGAGTGGCTGAACTGGCCATAAAACTCAACGAATAAACCCCATAAAATAAATTAAATCCTTAAAAAATAGTGGATTATATAGTGCTTGTAAAGAGTTTAACCCACTCTTATTAATATAAAAGATTAGACTAAAATAAACAATTATATATTATTAAATTTAATATAATTCCTCTTAACTTTCAATCCCAAGGGAGAATTAGATTTGAAAACCACTGAACCCCCACAAAATTCATCTGAAGAACAAAAAGGCATATACATTGTGCTGCCTGCTTACAATGAAGAAAAAACCATAAAAGATGTTATGGGTGAATTGATTGACCTTGGTTTCAATTTGATTGTGGTTGATGATGGTTCCACTGACAACACCTACCGTGTCTCCAGGAATTTTCTGAAAAGTCATCCATCCCAGGTAAGTCTATACCGACATCCCATCAACCGGGGGTTGGGAGCCACACTCAGAACCGGGATCGAAGCAGCTGTTTCCCATGAATCAGATATAATCGTAACTTTTGATGCCGATGGCCAGCACCATTCCCAGGATATTCTCCCCCTCTGCCAGCCCATAATTCAGGGTGAAGCAGATGTGGTGATTGGGAAGAGGAACTTCAAGGAGATGCCCTTCCGTAAGAAGTTCGGGAATGTGGTGATGAATATCATCACCCTAATTTTCTATGGTAAGGATGTTGATGATTCCCAGTCCGGTCTCAGGGCATTCAACCAAAAAGCAGCAGGGTTAATGGAACTTCATTCCCGTGATTACGGGGTTTCTTCCGAGATAATTGGAGAAGTAAGACGGAAAGATCTGCGCATGATTGAAGTGCCCGTAACCACTATTTACACAGACTACTCACTCTCCAAGGGTACCAATACCAGGGTGGGTTTAAAAATACTGGCCAGACTAATTAGAAATGTTTTCAAATAACATCTTTCAAAAATAATAATAGATTTTCAAATAGTTAGGGCTTTAAATAATAGAAGTAGGAGCAGTTTAAATAATAGGAGCACGGTTTCAATGATATTATACCAGTACATAGGATTGATCATAGGAATAATTGGCATAATAGTCACTTTTTTAAGATTTAAAGATGGAAAAATGTCCCTTAACATGCTCCTGGTGTGGAGTGCCATATGGATACTGCTAATTGTCTTCTCTATCTACCCTGACACCACCACCTTGCTAGCCAATATTACCGGAATTGGCCGGGGACTGGATTTGATACTGATAATCGGACTCATCGGTTGTTATTATTTTATCTTCAAAATATACAACATAATGGAGAATATTGAAGAGGAAATAACCCATTTAGTCCGGGAAATAGCATTGGAAAAGGGTAGGTCAGAGGATAAAAGGGACGATACTTCCCCTAAAGATAATAAATGATGCAAATTAAGGGACCATAAATACATAACCAGTATAAAAAGGATTTACTAAATTAATTACCTAAAGAAAATTTGATTACCAATTGATTAGATTACTAATTGATTTACTTAGATTGCTAATTGATTTACTTAAGAAATGGATTTATTAAAGATTGAAACTGATGATCATTTCTCACATTTTCTTGGGCTTTTTTTGATCCATTTTCGCCAGACCTCATCCCAGCGTGGATTATGTTTAAGTTTTTTACGACTTTTTAAATTGTAATATAAAATTTTAAAGGTTTCCTTAGTTTTCTTCAGCCAGATGCATGAATAAATCAAGCGGAAAAATGTGAAAAATACCTTATGAGGGTATCTGAGTACTGCTCTGGCTATCACTGAGCGAGGATAGTAACGTAGAACAATTATGAGCCAGTTTTTACTCTGACGGTGCCATTTAAGCACCATTGAATCCTTTTTCATTCCTTTGATTAAATCAGGTGATGAAATACTTCCGGAAACACCTCTTTTATGGTAAACCAGTGCTTTTCCTGCAAGGAAAGATTTATATCCACATAAACGTATCTTCCAGGAAAGATCAACATCCTCCAGTTCCACAAAGAAATCCTCATCAAATAATCCTGTTTTCTTTAAAACTTCACTGGGGTACAGTGCGGCGGCAGCGCAGGAACCGAAGATTTCCATGTCATTAATAATTCCATTAATCCCATCAATCCCATTGACAGTGTTATTTGGACTGATTGAATTTTTAAGAGGAGATCCCATGCAAATATCCTCAGCACCCCACCAGTAACACTCCTGTCCAAGCGAATCAATCGTTTCTCCGCTATCGTTTAAAAGTACCGGTTGGACGCTTCCCACAGACTCATTATTACCGGCCAGCTTTAACAGCTCATCCAGAAAATATTCATCCACGGTGGTGTCATTATTCAGAAGCAGGACATAATCTGGATTCAAATATTCCAGGGCAAAATCCATCCCAATATTGTTTCCACCTGCAAAACCATGATTCTCATGATTTTTAATTAAAATCAACTTTTTACTAAAATCAGATTCAGGATCTTCCTTACTGGAATCTGTTCCATTAACATCAGCCCTGCCTATTTCGTTTTCATCAAATTCTGCTATCTCCACTGGGATGTGCTGGGAAAAATCCTTAATTTGATTAATAGAATCATCACTAGAATCATTGTCCACTAAAACAATCTGAAATGAGGAGTAATTAATCTTGAAAACAGATTTTAAACATTCTAAAGTGTCTCTCCAGTTATTCCAGTTTATAATTACTATGGAAACCCTGGAACACATCCCCTGATTAATGGTTTTATTATTGTTCATGTTCCACATCAATTCATTAAAATCCGGTTAATAAGAGTGACTAGAATCTATATCCCATGAGTAATACTTTATCATACTAGTCATCTTTATCCCTTTTATTACTATGATTATTAATCCATATGGATAATGGAATCAGGTATGGGCCATGAATCTTTAGGAATAACGGAATCATTTATGATTCATGATGCCATTAATGAAATATCAGGATTTTTGTTAATAGGAATCAATTGCACGGTTTAAATGATTCAGTAACCTTTTACCGGAATGTTTCAATGTCCATAATTCATTAACATGTTTAATGGAGTTGTCAGCTAATTTTTCAGCTTTTTCCTCGTCTAGAAATAGTGCGGAAATTTCACGAGAAAAGGAGTATTCATCCCTTTCAGTGAGTATGCCATTGTACTCATGTTTAACACTTTCCCTTACACCGCCTTCTTTCACACCAACAACCGGGGTCCCGCAGCTCATTGATTCTAAGGGAACTAAACCAAAAGGTTCAAGGTAAGGTGCATAAACAACTAACTTCGCTTTATTGTATAATTGAACCAGTTCATCATCACTTACTAAAACCCTTATCCTCAATTTAACCTTTAATTCATGTGCCAGGTTTTCTAAATAATTCTTCCAGTGTGTGTTTACCAGATCAGAAACAATAACCAGTTCAGGGCGTGTTTTTTCATCAATTTTGCCTAGAGATTTCAGGATAAATTCAAATCCTTTTTCGGGTATGCACCGGCCCACTGATAGCACAAAGTTTTCCTTTGAAACATCCAGTGGTTTAAACAAACCAGTGTCAACTCCCAAATAGGAGACCAGTGAATTAATACCATAACTTCTTAAAATAGACTCATGTGAAAAGTAAGAATTTACAACGGTATATTCAGAGTAACTGGCCAGTTTCTGGTCCATGTTAATCATACGAGAACCATAAAATTTCAAACGAAAACTTTCCGAATCACTGGTGGTTTTAAGGCCAGCTTTTTTATAAAGTGTTTGAGAAATCCTGTTCTGGGAGAGAATGGGTTGCTGACAGTAGTAAACATGGGGCTTTTTGATATATTTCAAAAAGAAAGGACTCATGGTGTATTTATCCTGTTCACAGAATACCACATCGTAATCTTTTTTGTTAACCGCCTCAGCCATGTTTTTCTGAGTTTTTTCAAGATCTCTTATGGAAATTTTGGATGGAAAATATTTAACAGCAGAATATAAGAATCCCCCGAGGGTATTTTTCATCTGAAAAGTTTTGAAACTATGGGCTATATCTTTTAAGGATAGATAATCCTCGTCTGCTATTGAAGGTACGTAGACATCAACATCATGATCCCTAGCTAGAAATTCAACATTGTTATACAATGCTCTTTTCGCCCCTCCAGAAGGCAGATTATGAAAAACTGCTATTTTCATTGATATTCAACCTTTAAACCAATATTGGATTAATTATCTATTTTACAATAATTAATTTATGCCATTAGTTTGTTTATGTGATTAGTTTGTGCGGATTTTCTTAACAACTCTCTTAAAAAATCCCCTGAAACCTATTTCTGGATATATTTTAATGGCCAGATCCAGTAGCGGGAATGGTTTTTTAAAGGATTTCCAAATACTCTTAGGTATCCATCTTAAAAACTCAGATTGCAAACCATACCTTCGAACGTAAGGATACAGTCTGTTTATATCAGTGATGCTTAGCCTGGTATCATTAGTTTCTAGTATGGCCATTAAATAAGCTTTTTTTCGCTGGTCAATGGTGAATTCTGGTGTTTCAGCACAGGGTTCCTCGCACATGAAATCTCCATCAACCCATGAAGAATGGTTAAGTAGATCAAAGACATTCCCATTCTCATCATACCATTCCCTGATACTTGTTCCTTCAAAGGGTGTTATCATATTCCAGTATATATGCTCTGGTTTCATTTTCTTGGCATATTCAATGGAAGCTTTGGTTTTCTCCAGGGAATCATCTTCCAGACCAATTACAAAGCATAATGCCAGTGGTAATTTATGTTTTTTGATTAATTCTGCTGCTTTAGTGATATCATCTAATGTTTCACCCTTTTTAATCTTTTTAAAAACTTCAGGATCTCCAGATTCAACACCAATTCCTATTGAAGGGCATTTAGCTTTTTTTAGGAGGGATAAAATCTCATCATCAAGACCATCGGCGCGGGTATTGATGATGGTGAGGGGTAAATTGATATCGCTGTCCAGATATAACTTCAGAAAGTTTTTTACATGATCTTTGCGGAACATGGCATTATCATCATAGATAACCACGGACCCCATGCTCTTAAACTTCACCTTAGCAATTTCTAACTCCTCAATACAATTTTCAATACTTTTAGGCCTCCATTTCCTGGTTGAAACCATTCGCACAGCACAAAAACTGCAATTGTAGGGGCATCCCCTGCTGGTTAATAGGGGGTAAATGAAAATTTCATCATGACCTAGAAATGTTGAAAAATCTGGGAATGGTAATTTTTCAGGATCAGGTGGTTCAGAACGAATAATTTGACCCTTAGAATTAGTATCAGCGTTTTCAACAACATCCACAATGGTGTTCTCAGCTTCACCAATCATAATATAATTAGCCTTATCCACCAGGTCACTGTAATACAAGGTGGCGTGTGGCCCTCCAAAGATCACCGGTTTATTGAATCTGGATATTTCTTGCAGTATGATCTCTGCCTCTTTCATGGTGGCCGTATAAAGGGTTAAACCAATTACATCTGGTTTAAAATCCTCAAAAACCGCCTTTGGACTGGGTGCACTGGGGTTGAATTGATAATCAACCACTAATACTTCATGTCCACTGTTTTTCAACACTGCAGATAACATTGCCAGGCCGATATGGGGTGAATTACTGTCACATTTTTCCCTTTTAGCATTGAA harbors:
- a CDS encoding MnmC family methyltransferase, with translation MEKIETSFYTPLTPEEEAMDIVRKWSLKEKKGDRNAREWATLKIKDFLVETADGTYTLKSQKMNESIETMHTTHGALREAREKFAQPADLRGKKKVAILDICSGLGINASAALEQIIKPLLNGELEHLEMDMVEISWEVLAATLIIPSPSGSIHSESHQVIKKAIEKYLINKGLLSFSGEEKEIPANADIRVHCEDARKIVMEIPKNQVYDAVFLDPFSPTKSPELYSREFLAKVRSLLKEDGVILTYTSAAPVRYALLDAGLEIGEGPALGRSGGTIASPSLNKIPKPLSSADERMIALSDAGIPYRDPELNLSAKEIIENRHLERIATRGNSKIASTVKTPVYLANDLDDERNFDDERIKRRVLKHLESLSIGDLNSSKSRFLVCPQFSNCICCCGQKGPSTSRARIKEMEKRLKIVTDGNFK
- a CDS encoding radical SAM protein; this translates as MSSNNKSKKILFFNAKREKCDSNSPHIGLAMLSAVLKNSGHEVLVVDYQFNPSAPSPKAVFEDFKPDVIGLTLYTATMKEAEIILQEISRFNKPVIFGGPHATLYYSDLVDKANYIMIGEAENTIVDVVENADTNSKGQIIRSEPPDPEKLPFPDFSTFLGHDEIFIYPLLTSRGCPYNCSFCAVRMVSTRKWRPKSIENCIEELEIAKVKFKSMGSVVIYDDNAMFRKDHVKNFLKLYLDSDINLPLTIINTRADGLDDEILSLLKKAKCPSIGIGVESGDPEVFKKIKKGETLDDITKAAELIKKHKLPLALCFVIGLEDDSLEKTKASIEYAKKMKPEHIYWNMITPFEGTSIREWYDENGNVFDLLNHSSWVDGDFMCEEPCAETPEFTIDQRKKAYLMAILETNDTRLSITDINRLYPYVRRYGLQSEFLRWIPKSIWKSFKKPFPLLDLAIKIYPEIGFRGFFKRVVKKIRTN
- a CDS encoding flavodoxin family protein, which gives rise to MVKIIGIVGSPRNNGNTETLVTEALQSARAVGAETELVKLGSAEIEPCVACDICKATGECAIYDDVGGILEKMVDSQGLIIGSPVYFGNVTSQLKMLMDRSRPLRMDFKLNNKVGGAISTGGSRNGGQETTITAIHEFLLIQDAIIVGDGAPMAHYGGTGVGVTAEDEAGIQTSRNLGKRVAELAIKLNE
- a CDS encoding glycosyltransferase family 2 protein, coding for MNNNKTINQGMCSRVSIVIINWNNWRDTLECLKSVFKINYSSFQIVLVDNDSSDDSINQIKDFSQHIPVEIAEFDENEIGRADVNGTDSSKEDPESDFSKKLILIKNHENHGFAGGNNIGMDFALEYLNPDYVLLLNNDTTVDEYFLDELLKLAGNNESVGSVQPVLLNDSGETIDSLGQECYWWGAEDICMGSPLKNSISPNNTVNGIDGINGIINDMEIFGSCAAAALYPSEVLKKTGLFDEDFFVELEDVDLSWKIRLCGYKSFLAGKALVYHKRGVSGSISSPDLIKGMKKDSMVLKWHRQSKNWLIIVLRYYPRSVIARAVLRYPHKVFFTFFRLIYSCIWLKKTKETFKILYYNLKSRKKLKHNPRWDEVWRKWIKKSPRKCEK
- a CDS encoding glycosyltransferase family 4 protein, whose protein sequence is MKIAVFHNLPSGGAKRALYNNVEFLARDHDVDVYVPSIADEDYLSLKDIAHSFKTFQMKNTLGGFLYSAVKYFPSKISIRDLEKTQKNMAEAVNKKDYDVVFCEQDKYTMSPFFLKYIKKPHVYYCQQPILSQNRISQTLYKKAGLKTTSDSESFRLKFYGSRMINMDQKLASYSEYTVVNSYFSHESILRSYGINSLVSYLGVDTGLFKPLDVSKENFVLSVGRCIPEKGFEFILKSLGKIDEKTRPELVIVSDLVNTHWKNYLENLAHELKVKLRIRVLVSDDELVQLYNKAKLVVYAPYLEPFGLVPLESMSCGTPVVGVKEGGVRESVKHEYNGILTERDEYSFSREISALFLDEEKAEKLADNSIKHVNELWTLKHSGKRLLNHLNRAIDSY
- a CDS encoding DUF2304 family protein, producing MILYQYIGLIIGIIGIIVTFLRFKDGKMSLNMLLVWSAIWILLIVFSIYPDTTTLLANITGIGRGLDLILIIGLIGCYYFIFKIYNIMENIEEEITHLVREIALEKGRSEDKRDDTSPKDNK
- a CDS encoding glycosyltransferase family 2 protein codes for the protein MKTTEPPQNSSEEQKGIYIVLPAYNEEKTIKDVMGELIDLGFNLIVVDDGSTDNTYRVSRNFLKSHPSQVSLYRHPINRGLGATLRTGIEAAVSHESDIIVTFDADGQHHSQDILPLCQPIIQGEADVVIGKRNFKEMPFRKKFGNVVMNIITLIFYGKDVDDSQSGLRAFNQKAAGLMELHSRDYGVSSEIIGEVRRKDLRMIEVPVTTIYTDYSLSKGTNTRVGLKILARLIRNVFK